The Brevinematales bacterium genome has a segment encoding these proteins:
- a CDS encoding DUF4032 domain-containing protein — protein sequence MKCFNLKDEIDAVIKEILDYKWLESEKAGHDIGMSRAAREWINNYYDEWFHYNCERFLDEKQSKRSQSV from the coding sequence ATGAAGTGCTTTAATCTGAAAGATGAGATTGATGCGGTAATTAAAGAAATCTTAGACTACAAATGGCTGGAGAGTGAAAAAGCGGGGCATGATATCGGTATGAGCCGCGCCGCCCGCGAATGGATCAATAATTACTATGACGAATGGTTTCATTATAATTGCGAGCGTTTTTTAGACGAGAAGCAGTCCAAACGGAGCCAGTCGGTCTAA
- a CDS encoding triose-phosphate isomerase, protein MAKKPLMSGNWKMYMNTASGLDLVKSLKANCGDVKDRDILIFVPFTLLAPIAKELDGTNIWVGAQNMYFEKEGAFTGEISPLQILDTGAKWVLLGHSERRHVFGETNDLINKKLKSALAHGLKPVLCVGELLEEREGGKIEEVLKTQTKGGFKDLSKEEAANVVIAYEPVWAIGTGKTASPEDADEAHRIIREILASIYDKETADNMRILYGGSVKPDNVDGLMAKPNIDGSLVGGASLKADGFTRIVKFQ, encoded by the coding sequence ATGGCTAAGAAACCTTTAATGTCGGGTAACTGGAAGATGTATATGAATACAGCAAGCGGCCTCGACCTGGTCAAGTCGCTGAAAGCGAACTGCGGGGATGTCAAAGACCGCGACATTCTCATATTCGTACCGTTTACGCTTCTCGCCCCTATTGCGAAAGAATTGGATGGGACAAACATTTGGGTCGGCGCGCAGAATATGTACTTCGAGAAGGAAGGCGCGTTCACCGGGGAAATCTCGCCGTTACAGATACTGGATACCGGAGCGAAATGGGTGCTTCTCGGGCATTCCGAACGCCGCCATGTGTTCGGCGAAACCAACGACCTGATCAATAAAAAGCTCAAATCGGCGCTTGCGCACGGGCTGAAACCTGTTCTCTGCGTCGGAGAGCTGCTCGAGGAACGCGAAGGCGGAAAGATCGAGGAAGTGCTGAAGACCCAGACGAAGGGCGGCTTCAAGGATTTATCGAAGGAAGAAGCGGCGAATGTGGTGATCGCGTACGAGCCCGTATGGGCGATCGGCACCGGTAAGACGGCGTCGCCCGAGGACGCGGACGAGGCGCACCGGATTATCCGCGAGATACTGGCGTCGATCTACGATAAGGAGACCGCGGACAATATGCGTATCCTTTACGGCGGGTCGGTGAAGCCCGATAATGTGGACGGGCTGATGGCAAAGCCGAATATAGACGGGTCTCTGGTCGGGGGCGCGAGCCTGAAAGCCGACGGGTTTACCCGGATTGTAAAGTTTCAATAA